One window of Mediterraneibacter gnavus ATCC 29149 genomic DNA carries:
- a CDS encoding flippase, which translates to MKIHSVKYNFIMNAILTVAGIIFPLITFPYISRVLLVEGSGKVAFATSVVTYFTMFASLGIPTYGVRACAIVRDNKEKLSKTVQELLIISGGTTLLTYIVFGISLFVIPEFAQERTLLLIVGLGIGLNTIGVQWLYNALEQYSYITTCSILFKVIGMILMFLLVKESSDYQIYGGVYVIASFGSYVLNFICLRKFVTFQKTGTYQFKQHLKHIMVFFAMSAGASIYLNLDVVMLRFLQSNEAVGYYNAGIKVKTVLVTCVTSLGTVLLPRLSYYIETADKKAFQLMVGKAFRFVFVAASAVTVYFSIFARESILLLSGEAFLPAVGPMMILMPTVLLIGLSNVTGIQILTPNGREREVMYSIWGGAILDFVLNLIVIPKFSANGAALSTLLAEGMVLLLQCWFLRDVLWSYIRQVQCWKIVIALAVASVMTIPVKIWIDSGVFVTLLVSAIVFFGGYAVVLLLLKEPFVSEILNSGIHAIVRKK; encoded by the coding sequence ATGAAGATACATTCTGTCAAATACAATTTTATCATGAATGCGATTCTGACAGTGGCGGGAATCATCTTTCCGCTGATCACATTTCCTTATATTTCCAGAGTGCTTCTGGTAGAAGGAAGTGGAAAAGTAGCATTTGCGACATCTGTGGTCACATATTTTACAATGTTTGCCTCCTTGGGAATCCCGACATATGGGGTTCGGGCATGTGCGATTGTAAGAGACAACAAAGAAAAACTCTCCAAGACCGTTCAGGAACTGTTGATCATCAGTGGAGGAACAACACTTCTGACGTACATTGTGTTTGGAATTTCCCTGTTTGTTATACCGGAGTTTGCACAGGAGCGAACACTGCTTCTGATCGTTGGACTTGGGATCGGACTGAACACCATAGGAGTGCAGTGGCTGTATAATGCACTGGAACAGTATTCTTACATTACAACCTGTTCAATCTTATTTAAAGTGATCGGGATGATCCTGATGTTTTTACTGGTGAAAGAGAGCTCAGACTATCAGATTTACGGAGGCGTATATGTCATCGCATCCTTTGGATCTTATGTGCTGAACTTTATCTGTCTTAGAAAGTTTGTGACATTTCAGAAGACTGGTACCTATCAGTTCAAACAACATTTGAAGCACATCATGGTATTTTTTGCCATGTCAGCCGGTGCAAGTATTTACCTGAATCTGGATGTTGTGATGTTGCGTTTTTTGCAGAGCAATGAAGCGGTAGGATATTATAATGCAGGAATTAAGGTAAAGACAGTCCTGGTGACATGTGTGACATCGCTTGGAACCGTGCTGCTGCCAAGATTATCCTATTATATTGAGACAGCGGACAAAAAAGCGTTTCAGCTGATGGTGGGAAAGGCATTTCGGTTTGTATTTGTTGCTGCAAGTGCAGTGACCGTATATTTTAGTATTTTTGCCAGAGAATCCATTTTGCTGCTCTCAGGTGAGGCGTTTCTGCCTGCAGTCGGTCCGATGATGATTTTAATGCCCACGGTGCTTTTGATCGGACTTTCCAACGTCACTGGAATTCAGATTCTGACTCCAAATGGACGAGAACGGGAAGTCATGTATTCCATCTGGGGTGGTGCGATTCTGGATTTTGTGCTGAATCTGATCGTGATTCCTAAATTTTCAGCAAATGGAGCCGCTTTGTCAACACTTTTGGCAGAAGGGATGGTTCTTCTGCTTCAATGTTGGTTCTTGAGAGATGTGTTGTGGAGTTATATCCGGCAAGTACAATGCTGGAAAATCGTAATTGCACTGGCAGTGGCATCCGTAATGACGATTCCTGTTAAGATATGGATCGATTCCGGAGTGTTTGTAACACTTCTTGTATCGGCAATCGTATTTTTCGGAGGATATGCAGTGGTTCTTCTGCTCCTGAAAGAACCTTTTGTATCTGAAATTCTAAACTCGGGGATTCATGCGATTGTCCGAAAAAAATAG
- a CDS encoding WecB/TagA/CpsF family glycosyltransferase, whose amino-acid sequence MDQKKVVDFLGIQLNNLTAEEILDHVDQCIAQRKICQIVGVNVDQALRVIENPVSKKIFEDAEIVFTDGKPIIWMAKWLKRPIVEKISGPDLMELLCERAAKKGYRIFLLGAGPGVAANAAKNLEQRYPGFQCAGTYSPPMGFEKDPKEMEKIISMLKESQADQLFVGMGSPKQDIFIYENMQKYQIPVSYSMGAALDFIGGSVKRAPKWMCDYGLEWLHRCMTNPKRLVKRYVEDLRIFSYYRKFRRQEKKAGRL is encoded by the coding sequence ATGGATCAGAAAAAAGTAGTTGATTTTTTAGGAATACAGCTGAACAACCTGACGGCGGAGGAGATTTTGGATCATGTAGATCAGTGTATTGCACAGAGAAAAATCTGCCAGATCGTCGGAGTGAATGTGGATCAGGCGCTGCGGGTGATCGAAAATCCCGTTTCTAAAAAAATATTTGAGGATGCGGAAATCGTATTTACAGATGGAAAACCGATCATTTGGATGGCAAAATGGTTAAAACGTCCAATCGTTGAAAAAATTTCAGGTCCGGATTTAATGGAATTATTGTGTGAACGGGCTGCGAAAAAAGGATACCGGATATTTTTGCTGGGAGCAGGTCCGGGAGTAGCCGCAAATGCAGCCAAAAATCTGGAACAAAGATATCCGGGATTTCAGTGTGCAGGTACCTATTCCCCACCGATGGGGTTTGAAAAAGATCCAAAGGAGATGGAAAAAATCATCTCAATGTTAAAAGAATCTCAGGCAGATCAGCTTTTTGTGGGAATGGGTTCCCCGAAGCAGGATATTTTCATTTATGAAAATATGCAAAAATATCAGATTCCTGTGTCCTATTCTATGGGAGCGGCATTGGATTTTATCGGAGGAAGTGTAAAACGTGCGCCGAAATGGATGTGTGATTATGGGTTGGAATGGCTGCATCGCTGTATGACAAATCCAAAGCGTCTTGTAAAACGATATGTGGAAGATCTGCGGATTTTCTCTTATTACAGAAAGTTCCGCAGACAGGAGAAAAAAGCAGGTCGTCTTTAA
- a CDS encoding glycosyltransferase family 1 protein has product MIKVLVVETTKCGYDGITNVIKNYFLYQEDPEIQMDLVTINEAVPELKTFLEQKGRRNYQLPYRNRNPLKYVMKLRKILKEGGYQIIHVHGCSGTMAVEMLAAKLAGIKVRAAHAHSTACTHTTSDKILRPFFLKWCNCRYACSDAAGKWLYKGMPFSLISNGIDLEKFQYDPVVRERLRNEYDLEDKLVIGHVGRFCEEKNHKKILEIAKELQKRHQKIKLVFVGDGPLKQETEEKAREDKLDVLFVGLSDVVEQWLQAMDVFVFPSLFEGLPLGLVEAQAAGLPCILSDRIASMTKIIDEVQFLKLEASDQVWADAVLKEAAENDRIKNQEKIKQQLRDRNFDIRLNCKQLAKRYQELWRGVN; this is encoded by the coding sequence ATGATAAAAGTACTGGTGGTCGAAACGACAAAGTGTGGATATGATGGAATCACAAATGTGATCAAAAATTATTTTTTATATCAGGAAGATCCCGAAATCCAGATGGACCTGGTGACGATCAATGAAGCTGTTCCGGAATTGAAAACATTTTTGGAACAAAAAGGCCGGAGAAACTATCAATTGCCCTACCGGAATCGAAATCCGCTGAAATATGTGATGAAGCTGCGAAAAATCCTGAAAGAAGGAGGGTATCAGATTATCCATGTACATGGATGCAGTGGAACGATGGCAGTAGAAATGCTGGCGGCAAAATTAGCAGGGATCAAAGTAAGAGCTGCACATGCACATAGTACAGCATGTACACATACAACAAGTGACAAAATACTGCGCCCCTTCTTTTTGAAGTGGTGTAATTGCAGATATGCGTGCAGTGATGCGGCAGGAAAATGGCTGTACAAAGGGATGCCGTTTTCTCTGATTTCAAATGGGATCGATCTGGAAAAATTTCAGTATGATCCGGTTGTCAGAGAAAGGCTAAGAAACGAATATGACTTAGAGGACAAACTGGTTATTGGTCATGTTGGAAGGTTTTGTGAGGAAAAGAATCATAAAAAGATTCTGGAAATTGCAAAAGAGCTTCAAAAAAGGCATCAGAAGATAAAACTGGTGTTTGTAGGGGACGGACCGCTGAAGCAGGAAACCGAGGAGAAGGCCCGAGAGGACAAGCTGGATGTATTATTTGTGGGATTAAGTGATGTGGTAGAACAATGGCTTCAGGCAATGGATGTGTTTGTCTTTCCGTCTTTGTTTGAAGGATTGCCTTTGGGCCTGGTTGAGGCACAGGCAGCCGGACTTCCGTGTATTTTGAGCGACAGAATCGCTTCCATGACAAAGATTATTGATGAAGTTCAATTTTTAAAACTGGAAGCATCGGATCAAGTCTGGGCAGATGCGGTTTTGAAAGAAGCCGCGGAAAATGACAGAATAAAAAATCAGGAGAAGATTAAGCAGCAGTTGAGAGACAGGAATTTTGATATAAGGCTGAATTGTAAACAACTTGCAAAGCGATATCAGGAATTATGGAGAGGTGTGAACTAA
- a CDS encoding protoporphyrinogen/coproporphyrinogen oxidase, producing MKMKYLILGAGPSGLTLANRLKQMGETSFFVLEKEKEAGGLCRSTQVDGSPFDIGGGHFLDVRRPKVNEFLFQFMPEEEWEKFDRDSRIAVNGDVISHPIEANIWQMKLENQVEYLKSIAVAGCNLKEEMPQEFVSWIYWKLGDKIAENYMIPYNQKMFGEDLNQLGTYWLEKLPNVSFEETLLSCLTKKAYGEQPGHAQFFYPKKYGYGELWLRMAEEIKGQIKYDASVHAIDFDTNTVTTKEGETYSADVIISTIPWMEFAKITGMPQELKEKIGHLKYSSVQTAYFPDNLDTEAQWVYYPDPELSYHRILVRHNFCNGSKGYWTECNSTRVDETTESTFQYMNQYAYPLNTIGKPEIMKELLEWAKTRRVYGLGRWGEHQHYNSDLVVELALKMAEELNSAQ from the coding sequence ATGAAGATGAAATATTTGATTCTTGGAGCAGGACCTTCCGGTTTGACGCTCGCAAACAGACTGAAACAGATGGGAGAAACTTCATTTTTCGTATTGGAAAAAGAAAAAGAGGCCGGAGGACTTTGTCGTTCCACCCAGGTAGATGGTTCTCCGTTTGATATTGGAGGCGGACATTTTCTGGATGTGAGACGTCCAAAAGTGAACGAATTCCTGTTTCAATTTATGCCGGAGGAGGAGTGGGAAAAATTTGACAGAGACAGCAGGATTGCAGTCAACGGAGATGTGATCAGCCATCCGATCGAAGCAAATATCTGGCAGATGAAACTGGAAAATCAAGTAGAGTATTTAAAATCCATTGCAGTGGCAGGTTGTAACCTGAAAGAGGAAATGCCACAGGAGTTTGTGTCCTGGATCTACTGGAAACTGGGAGATAAGATCGCAGAGAACTATATGATTCCGTATAACCAGAAAATGTTCGGAGAGGATCTGAACCAGCTGGGGACATACTGGCTGGAAAAATTGCCAAATGTCAGCTTTGAAGAGACTCTTTTGAGTTGTCTGACGAAAAAAGCATATGGAGAGCAGCCGGGACATGCTCAGTTCTTTTATCCAAAAAAATATGGATATGGGGAATTATGGCTGAGAATGGCAGAAGAAATCAAAGGACAGATTAAGTACGATGCATCGGTTCACGCGATTGATTTTGATACCAATACAGTGACAACAAAAGAGGGGGAAACGTATTCTGCAGATGTGATCATTTCTACGATTCCCTGGATGGAATTTGCAAAGATCACAGGAATGCCGCAGGAGTTGAAGGAAAAAATCGGACATCTGAAATACAGCTCTGTTCAGACGGCGTATTTCCCGGACAATCTGGACACAGAAGCACAGTGGGTCTACTATCCGGATCCGGAACTGTCTTATCATAGAATTCTGGTGCGTCATAATTTCTGTAATGGAAGCAAAGGATATTGGACGGAATGTAACAGTACAAGAGTGGACGAAACAACAGAAAGTACCTTTCAATATATGAACCAGTACGCGTATCCGCTCAATACCATCGGGAAGCCAGAGATCATGAAGGAGTTGCTGGAGTGGGCAAAAACACGCCGCGTGTATGGTCTTGGAAGATGGGGAGAACATCAGCATTACAATTCCGATCTGGTCGTAGAACTTGCCCTGAAGATGGCAGAAGAATTAAACAGTGCACAATAA
- a CDS encoding glycosyltransferase family 32 protein, with translation MYNETALYHQNMEKIPHIIHYCWFGRNPKSELVLNCIESWKKYLPGYEIREWNEDNYDVTQVNFVKEAYENQKWAFVSDYVRFDVLYQFGGIYFDTDVELLKPIPEEILAKRAFTGFESTKLISPGLVMGSIKGLNLISEILEEYQKSSFLVDGRPCYKTVNAYTSEVMGRRGFLTNGEYQEIDGIAVYPTEYFCAVDLDVHEKVITDKTIAVHHYAGSWLQPSLKRKVQNVLKKTIGVENYRKLLHLKRKIVKKADGESK, from the coding sequence GTGTATAACGAAACAGCGTTATACCATCAAAACATGGAAAAAATACCGCATATTATTCATTATTGCTGGTTTGGGAGAAATCCCAAATCAGAATTGGTATTAAACTGTATAGAATCCTGGAAGAAATATCTTCCAGGCTATGAAATACGGGAATGGAACGAAGACAATTATGATGTGACACAAGTAAACTTTGTAAAGGAAGCCTATGAAAATCAAAAGTGGGCATTTGTATCAGATTATGTGAGATTTGATGTATTGTATCAGTTTGGTGGAATTTATTTTGATACCGATGTGGAATTGCTCAAGCCAATTCCGGAAGAAATCTTGGCGAAACGTGCGTTTACCGGATTTGAAAGTACAAAATTGATCAGTCCGGGTCTGGTGATGGGATCGATCAAAGGACTGAATCTGATTTCGGAGATTTTGGAAGAATATCAGAAATCCTCGTTTCTTGTAGACGGCAGACCGTGTTATAAGACTGTCAATGCATATACAAGCGAAGTGATGGGCAGACGAGGATTTCTGACAAATGGTGAATACCAGGAAATTGACGGCATTGCCGTTTATCCTACCGAATATTTTTGCGCTGTGGATCTGGATGTGCATGAAAAGGTAATTACAGATAAGACAATAGCAGTACATCATTATGCAGGATCCTGGCTGCAGCCATCCCTGAAAAGAAAAGTACAGAATGTATTGAAAAAGACAATCGGGGTAGAAAATTACCGGAAGTTGTTGCATTTGAAACGAAAGATCGTAAAAAAGGCAGATGGAGAATCAAAATGA
- a CDS encoding glycosyltransferase: MKEQKVYVAIVTYNRKEYLLNLLEALQQSEKKISGILLLDNKSTDGTNQTLMEIGFTEKDDIGVLHENTWKSMKTYYFRNTENAGGAGGFAKLFELSMSLSWDYLWVMDDDVYPEPDCLTNLLKYIGKDAGVCIPSRSDGRYEDEVVVGINLKSAFRYAEKRKNVIRGGNLTQDYVEVVDMPFEGPLFTREIVEKTGVPDKNYIILYDDSDYARRALNYTKIRYIPSAMLHKAIIPVRDKKQCMTWKDYYSYRNSIHFIHLYGESWRAKHLCPIYMAAELILRALVRRKYSNIKVILRAYRDGVHENMGKTVEPGAF; the protein is encoded by the coding sequence ATGAAAGAACAGAAAGTTTATGTTGCAATTGTTACATATAACAGAAAAGAATATCTTTTGAATTTGCTGGAAGCATTGCAGCAGTCAGAGAAAAAGATATCAGGAATTCTGTTGCTGGATAATAAAAGTACAGATGGAACCAATCAGACATTGATGGAAATTGGATTTACAGAAAAAGATGACATAGGAGTTCTTCATGAAAACACATGGAAATCCATGAAAACATATTATTTCCGAAATACGGAAAATGCAGGAGGGGCAGGTGGATTTGCAAAATTGTTTGAACTTTCGATGTCGCTTTCCTGGGATTATCTGTGGGTGATGGACGACGATGTATATCCGGAACCGGACTGTCTGACCAATTTGCTGAAATACATTGGAAAAGATGCAGGGGTCTGTATCCCATCAAGAAGTGACGGCCGATATGAGGATGAAGTGGTAGTTGGAATCAATTTAAAAAGTGCATTCCGATATGCAGAAAAGAGAAAAAATGTGATCCGGGGCGGAAATTTGACACAGGACTATGTAGAAGTGGTAGATATGCCATTTGAAGGACCTTTGTTTACAAGGGAGATTGTGGAAAAAACAGGAGTTCCAGACAAAAATTATATCATTTTATATGATGATTCCGATTATGCAAGAAGAGCTTTGAACTATACCAAAATACGCTATATCCCGTCTGCAATGCTTCACAAAGCAATCATCCCGGTGAGGGATAAGAAGCAGTGCATGACCTGGAAAGATTACTACAGCTACAGAAATTCCATTCATTTTATTCATTTATACGGAGAAAGCTGGAGAGCAAAACACCTGTGTCCGATTTACATGGCAGCAGAACTGATCCTACGGGCGCTGGTCCGCAGAAAGTATTCCAATATCAAAGTAATCTTGCGGGCATACCGTGACGGGGTACATGAGAATATGGGAAAAACAGTGGAACCGGGAGCTTTTTAA